One uncultured Desulfovibrio sp. genomic window, CGCAGCGCGTACCATTGCTCGCGGCTGGTATCCTGAAATTCATCCACCAGAAAATGCGTGAGGCGCGAGCCCATGCGGCACAGGGCTTCGGGCACGCCGTTGTCGCTTTCAAGCACCTGCCGCGCCATGTGCGGAATCAGCAGGCCCGGCAGGCTGCCTTCCTGCCGCTGGTTTTGCACAAAGGCCTGCACAAGGGTACGCGCCAGCAAGAGCACGGGGGCAAGCCCCACAGCCTGACGCAGTAGGGGAGCGGTATCCGCCAGAATCCCGGCTGCTCGGGCAAAGGCCTCGTAGGCTTTTTGCACTTCGTCGCTGACCACGGGTTTTTTCAAAAACAGGTCGGACGCGCTGGCCTTGCTAAGGTATGCCGAAGTCTTGCACTGCCCGGCGGCAATGGCTTCTACAGCCGCGAGGGCGTTTTTGCTGAAATTGAGCCCGCTGGCAGCCGCAGCGGCCAGAAAAATATTGGCATGGGTAACGGCCATGCTCTCCACTTCGCTCAGCCGTTTGTGCAGGGTTTCTGTGGGCGAAATGTCTTCAAAGCGCCCGAGCAGCACGTCATCCAACAGGCCGCGCAACTGGTTGAGCAGCTTTTCGCCCGCAAGAAAGCCCGTACTGTTCTCCCGCCAGGCCATGGCCCGATAGACCTCGCGCAGCAGGGAGCGCATGGTTTCATCGCCCTGCCATGCACGTTCAAGCAATACATCAAGGTAGGGGGTGAGCACTTCTTCCGTGGCAAAAACAGGCTGAAAATCCGGATGCAGATCAAGTTCCAGCGCTGCCGCGCGCACAATGAGGTGCAGCAGGCTGTCAATAGTGCGGATGTTCAGCGCGCCCATATCGCGCATGATCACATCCACCCAGCGGGAGGCCTGATCGGGCGAAAGCGCAAGCCCGCCCAAGGGCTGCCCAAGGGCCGCGCTCTTGAGCTGCCGGATAACGCGGTCGCGCATTTCGGTAGCAGCGGCATTGGTAAAGGTAATGGCGAGGATGTCGCCCCAGCCGCAGCGGCCCCCCGGCAAAAGCACGCAGGCCGAGGAGGCAGAAGCACTCGCGGGCGGCCCGCTCTGCACCAGCCTTTGCAGAAAACAATGTGTCAATTCATAGGTCTTGCCAGAACCGGCAGAGGCCTTGACCTGTCGGAGATGCTTCATGCTGCCGGTTACGCCGGGGGCAGCATGCCCTTCAGCATGCCCTGACCGGTGGATTCAAGCACAGCCCGCCACAGGTCTGAATAGATGTTGAGCTTGCGGCGCTTGCGGGTCACAAGCTCCAGCGGCAGATGCACGTAACGATCCTGAATTTTGCCCACCACCATGTCTGTGCGTCCGGCCATGGCGGCATGCACTGCGTACTGGCCCAAAAATCCGCAATAGACCTTGTCGTTGGCGTTGGCCGGGATGGAGCGGATAATATAGCTCGGGTCAATGTATTTCAGCGAATGCTCAATGCCGCGCGCGCCAAGATAGGAACTGATATTCTTGCGCAGCAGGTCGGCCACATCACCAAGCACGGGGTTGCCCGAGACATCCTTGGCGGCGTGATTTTCCATAAGGTGCTGGCCTGCGCCCTCGGCTGCCACAATCACGGCATGCCCGCGCGAGCGCAGGCGTTCTTCCAGCGCGGGCAAAAGCCCGCCCTCGCCCTCAAGGGCAAAGGGAGCCTCGGGAATGAGCACAAAGTTCACTTCTTTGAGGGCCAGAGCCGCGCGCGCGGCGATAAAGCCCGATTCCCGCCCCATCAGCTTGACAAGGCCAATGCCGTTGGGCACGCCGCAGGCCTCGGTATGTGCGCATTCAATGGCCTCCGTGGCCTTGAAGGCGGCTGTTTCAAAGCCGAACGACTGGGGAATGAAGTTGATGTCGTTATCAATGGTTTTGGGGATGCCGATGACGGATATCTTGAGCCCGCGCGCCTGCACCTCGCTACTGATGGCAAGAGCGGCCTTCATGGTGCCGTCGCCGCCAATGACAAAGAGAGCGTTGACGTTGCTGCGTTCAAGGTTATCCACAATTTCCTCGGCAGGCTGCGGCCCGCGTGAGGAACCAAGCATGGTGCCGCCAAAACGGTGAATATCCGCCACGCTTGAAGGCGTAAGCTCAAAGGGAGCATGCCCGTACTTGGGAATAAAACCCTCAAGCCCGTAGGCGATGCCCAGAATGGAGGGCACGTTGTAGGCGTGGAAGGCCTCCATCACAATGGCGCGGATGACATCGTTGATGCCGGGGCAAAGCCCGCCGCAGGTCACGATGGCGCACTTGGCGCGGGTGGTGTCAAAATAGAGTTTTTTGCGCGGGCCAGCGGCCTCAAGGCATACGCTGAAGGGCGCGTTCACTTCTTCCGACAGTTCTTCATCCACAACAATCTGCACGGTCTTGTTGTCTGCCCATGTGCGGTAGGGCAGCACAGAATCAAGCTTGCAGGGGCCAAGCGTGCGGATTTCCGTTTCGAGCGAACATTCTTGCATGGTGCAGCCTCGGCTGTTTTGGAGCTATTTGCTTAAACCAAGTTCCGCCGCATTGGCGCGCATGGCTTCGATGGACAGAGCCAGAAAAGCATCAAGCTCAAGCCCGGCCTCGGCGCACTGGCGGATGTTGTCGCGGCACACGCTGGCCGCAAAGGCTTTATCCTTCATCTTTTTCTTTATACTTTTAACTTCCATGCCTTCCATGCCCGTGGGGCGCATGAGCGCAGCGGCAGAGATAAGCCCGGTGACGGTTTCGCCGCAGCGCAGGGCGTAATCAAAGCGCGAGGCTGGGCCAGCCGCGCCGTTCATTTCCGCATTATGGGCGCGAATGGCCGTAAGGGCCTCATCCGGCAACTGGCCAGCCAGCATTTCTGCTGTGTCCAGCCCGTGCCGCGCGGCGTTTTCCGCCGTGGCGGGGTAGTCGAGGTCGTGCAAAAGGCCCGTGAGGCCCCAGAGGTCTTCATCTTCGCCAAA contains:
- a CDS encoding ATP-dependent 6-phosphofructokinase, yielding MQECSLETEIRTLGPCKLDSVLPYRTWADNKTVQIVVDEELSEEVNAPFSVCLEAAGPRKKLYFDTTRAKCAIVTCGGLCPGINDVIRAIVMEAFHAYNVPSILGIAYGLEGFIPKYGHAPFELTPSSVADIHRFGGTMLGSSRGPQPAEEIVDNLERSNVNALFVIGGDGTMKAALAISSEVQARGLKISVIGIPKTIDNDINFIPQSFGFETAAFKATEAIECAHTEACGVPNGIGLVKLMGRESGFIAARAALALKEVNFVLIPEAPFALEGEGGLLPALEERLRSRGHAVIVAAEGAGQHLMENHAAKDVSGNPVLGDVADLLRKNISSYLGARGIEHSLKYIDPSYIIRSIPANANDKVYCGFLGQYAVHAAMAGRTDMVVGKIQDRYVHLPLELVTRKRRKLNIYSDLWRAVLESTGQGMLKGMLPPA
- a CDS encoding HD domain-containing protein, which translates into the protein MIERQSALTLLAEQKTPPSLLQHALASEAIMRALAQHFGEDEDLWGLTGLLHDLDYPATAENAARHGLDTAEMLAGQLPDEALTAIRAHNAEMNGAAGPASRFDYALRCGETVTGLISAAALMRPTGMEGMEVKSIKKKMKDKAFAASVCRDNIRQCAEAGLELDAFLALSIEAMRANAAELGLSK